GTTGATtggcaatacattaaattaaGTGAAATTCCCCCACTCCAGCCTGTTTCGCAGGCCACCGCTGTCGGGAAGAGGGGGACGCTGCCCGTCCCTCCCCCAGAATGAACCTTCTGGAGCACAGCTTGACCCAGTCCCCGCTCTACTGGGGGAAGACCCCACCGCTGAGCCTCTTCCATAGTGTTTTTAGAGAGATGAAGTACATCAGCAGCAACACTGCGTGTGTCAGATACATTTTATTGTATGGACACCCCTCCTGCTCCGCGGGCAGCTGCTCCCTGTGCTCAGAAGAGTTCGCTTCTGTTCCCTGCACAACTGGCAGCACGAAATCCATGCCAGGACTGGTTCAGTGCTCAGGTCCTCCTCTGAAACGCAGCTACCCCTTCTCGATAAGGGTCAGGAGGTGGCTGAGCGTGGGCAGGACATGCTCAGGGGGCACCTCCGGCTCAGCGCTCTGCCCGGCGGCCCGCAGCAGAAATCCATGCATGCCCACGGCTCGGGCTGCCCTGTAATCCCGGGTGTAGTCATCCCCTACATGAGCCACCTGCTCTGGGGGGACCCCACCGAGGCGCAGGGCTTTCTGGAAGATCCTCCCATCTGGCTTGGCGAAGCCTGTCTCCTCAGAGGTGAGGACAAATTCAAAGTGGTGCCGCAGGTTGCACTGGGAGAGGATTTTTTCCAGCCGGTTGTCGAAGTTGGAGACGACCCCCATACGGAAGCCGCGCTGGCAGCACTGGCTCAGGGTCTCGCCGGCTCCTGGCAGCACCTCCCAGTTACCAGCGCTGCAGAAGTCATGGTAGAGGTTTTCCGCCATCAGCGTTATGACTCCCTCTTCGTGCACACCTGAGAGCCTGAAGGTCTGTTTGACCACGTCGACCCACCACTGCTGGGAGCTGAGCCCCCGGCCCTGGCCGTAGTTGGGGAATAGCCGGCTCTGGGCTCCGTACGCCTCCCGGAATGACCTAGTGAGAGCCTCTGGCTGCACCCGGATCCCGTGTGCCCGGGCCTCGGCCGCGTAGCTCTCCCCCAccggccgccgcagccgcagcagCGTGTCCTTCACGTCCCATGTCAGGAAGCGAAGCCGGAGCATGGCTTCAGCAGGAGCCTGGAGCAaacggggggagccgggggctcTGCTGAGGGGGAGCCGGTGCCCAGTGTGGATCAGAGAGTGTGGGCGCCGGCCCTTTGACCGTGTCACACACACTGCTGACAGCGGCCCACCGCGGGGGGCTCGGGCCCCCTCTGGGGTCTGCACGGAgaggtggaggggagggaaggcccTGCTCCGATTCCCGGGGGGTAAAATCTCCCAGGCCGGGGCAGCTGcacccccttcacccccccctcccccccgtgggtgctgctgcggggccctgcgcgggggctgctgggggcaccCGGGGCTGTACCCACAGTGTGTGCGGTGGGGTACGGGGGGCACCCGGAGCTGTGCCCGGGGTGCCTGCAGTGGGTGtaggggggcagggggctggggcacCCGCAGTACCGGGGATAGGAGAACGAGCGCCCGGGGCTGTACCCGGGGTGGATGTAGGGGGGGGCGCCCGCGGCTGTGCCCGGCGTGGGTACACGGGGGCCACGCAGGCGCGGGGTGTCCCCGGGGCTCCGGGGCGGGTTcccggcggggggaggcggccaGGCCGGGGGTACGCGCGGTCCCGGGGCGCCCCCAGCTCCGCACTCACCGGCGCCGCTCCCCGGAAGCCCCGCCCCGTGCCCCGGAagcctccccccacaccccccggaAGTTCCGCCCTCAGGCCCGTCCCGCCGTCGCCGCCTCCTCCCTCATCCAGCGCAGCAGCTGCGGCGCGAAGTAGGTGATGATGGCGTCGGCCCCTGCGGAGAGACGAGAGGCTGGAGCCGCCCCGGGGGGACGAACCGGGCCGGGGTCGGGGTCGGGAGCGGGTCCCGGGACCGCCCCGCCTCACCTGCGCGCCTGAACGCCGTCACCGCCTCCCTGACGGCAGCCTCCAGGCTGAAGGCCCCGGCCTGGGCCCCGTGCCACAGCATGGCGAACTCCCCCGAGACGTGGTATACGGCCAGCGGGTGCGTGGGGTGCTGCGGGGAGCGGCGGGTGGGGAGGTCAGACACCCCTCCCCGCACACCCCGGTGCTCCAGCGCCCACCCCAAGGTGCAGAACCACCAGTCGCAGCCCCTCCACTTTGGCTGTCCAAACCGGCCATCCCAAACACACGcctctcctcaccctcctcctccagggacaccccGTGCCCTCAGGGCCACGCAGAAAGAGCTTACTCGGGCCTTGACGTCCCTCACGAGGTCCAGGTAGGGCATCCCCGGCTTCACCATCAGCATGTCCGCTCCCTCGCGCACGTCCCGGTCCTGTGAGGGGAACACACATGCAACCCCCCCCAGGTAGAAGAACATTTTCCAGCAAGTCCGCAgttgtttttccccagaagttCTGACCTGGCGTTGGTTTTCCCAGGAGGGGTGACTGAAGGGTTTGGTGAGCCCCTAATGCCACAGGAGCCCCCGCTGGGCTGTGATGGGGGAGAGTCAACGCTTCCCTCACCAGAGGCACAGTGCCTGGGAAAAGCTGGTGGCTGCGTGTCCTTGCACCCGACACCCCAAGCCACAGCAGGGTGTGGGGTCACCAcctctgcagctcccaggtcccACGCTGGGGACCAGCTCTCTGCCAGGCTGACGGGCCTCATGTTTCCCTTGCTTGGAGAGGGGGAAGACACTTGACCGTTTTGTGGACGTGCTTCCTGCCCGCTTTGGACTCCAACACCCCTGGGCTTGCACTCCCCAAACCCTGCTGCACAGGGTGTGCAGCCTTGTCACCTGGGCACCCCGTGAGGGTTTTCCAGTCCCCACAGACGTAAACACACAAGCCTTGGTGCTGCCCCAgacagcccagccccggcccacTCACCACAGCACGCATTGCCAGGCCCCTGGCGCCCGGGGGCAGCTGGTAGCATCGCCTGTCTCCAAAGGCGGGTTTGGATAGTGCAGCATCCCTAGGGACAGGCAAGGCAAGGGATGAGGACCAGCACAGCTCCCTGCGCCTCTTACCTCATAGAGCTTCAGAAACTTGAGGGCAGACTAGGACAAGCGCCTGAGCCATTTGGGACAGGAAAAGGGGGTCTCTCCTGACCCGCCTCAGTGCCCTAGGATCACGCTGGGAGGTCCGACAGGCCCAGGCTGGCCCTGGGAGCCGTGTTTCAACACCCGCTGCCCTCCCCATGCCCAGAGTCTGGGGTAAAATTGTGtcagatgttttccttttgctcttttccaAGACAGGTCCCTCAGGGATGCCCTGTCAGGGTCAGGCCGTTCTTGGGATGAGGTCTAATAGCTGACCGAGCTGAGCCTTGTCCCTAAAGCCACCCCCTGGGGCAACACCAGCTCCCACAGCTCCCCTCTCCACTGCTCctggcagctccctccctgcctgccttgccACCAGCACCCAGGACAAGCATGtgaaggggtgggagggaagatcACCCAGATGATCTTCCCACCAGCCAGCCTCTCCTGGGCAAGGTACATTTGTCTCCCTTTTGCACCAGGAAGTAGGTGGAGAGCACTCCAAAGTGACCACTGTGGTCACAGCTGCGGCCCAGGCTCTGGCTGAGCCCCTTTCCAAAATAACTCTCCGGGGACGCATCtcctggagctggctggggaTACTCCCAGCTGAGGGACAGACCCACCTGAAGGGACCGTAGAAGCACGAAGCAAACTTGGCGCTGTAGCTCATCACCGACACCTGCAGAGGAGAGTGGAGCCATGAGGGACAGAAGCTCGGTGCTGCATCGTGGCACCGGGGCAGTAGTGATTCCCTCCCACAGCTGTTTTATACTCTGCCCCacatcctccttcccctgccagaGGGCTGGCACCTTGCTGTCCCCGTGTCCAGCCAAGGACATTCCCTTCCTGTCTGCACAGGGGCAGGGAAATGCCTGTGGTACATCCTGGGCAATGTGGGCGTTTGCTTCTCCCACCACTTGCCCAGGTCCTGTTGCGGTGCAGCCTCCCCGTGGACGTCGTTCCTGCCTTTGGCACACGCAGATCCCGAGCTCACCTTGTTGCCCAAGTCGTTGGAGATCAGCGCCGCCTTCATGGCCGCGATGCGCCCATCCATCATATCTGAGGGGGCAACGATGTGGCAGCCTGCGGAGAAAGACCAGAGACGCCGGGAAGTGCCCGAGGCTGTGActgcctgcaggaggaggtgacCCCAGGGCCAGAGGGGCCGCGGATGcctgtggctgtgctggggccagctcaGAGGAAAAGCAGTCCCAGCTGGAGCCGGGCCCAGTTTGCTTTTGGGCCTGCTGAAAGCAAGAATGGGCAAGTCCGCGAAAGTTGGGCTTGGGTACCAATGCCAGGAGACTCCCCACCTGCTTTGGCGTAGGCCAGTGCCACTTCTGCCAGCCGCTGGCAGCTGAGCTCGTTCTGGATTGTGCCATCTTCACGCAGGATGCCTAGGAGACAAACCCGGGGTCAGGCGAGGGGCTGGACGGCTGGTTGCCTCGATCCCTAGGGAGGT
The genomic region above belongs to Rissa tridactyla isolate bRisTri1 chromosome 14, bRisTri1.patW.cur.20221130, whole genome shotgun sequence and contains:
- the HDHD3 gene encoding haloacid dehalogenase-like hydrolase domain-containing protein 3, which translates into the protein MLRLRFLTWDVKDTLLRLRRPVGESYAAEARAHGIRVQPEALTRSFREAYGAQSRLFPNYGQGRGLSSQQWWVDVVKQTFRLSGVHEEGVITLMAENLYHDFCSAGNWEVLPGAGETLSQCCQRGFRMGVVSNFDNRLEKILSQCNLRHHFEFVLTSEETGFAKPDGRIFQKALRLGGVPPEQVAHVGDDYTRDYRAARAVGMHGFLLRAAGQSAEPEVPPEHVLPTLSHLLTLIEKG
- the ALAD gene encoding delta-aminolevulinic acid dehydratase, coding for MQADSILHSGYFHPVLRSWQCTATTFDASNLIYPIFVTDSPDAVEPIPSLPGQARYGVNKLEGMLRPLIEDGLKCVLIFGVPSKVHKDERGSAADAQDTPAIQAIKKIRSTFPELLIACDVCLCPYTSHGHCGILREDGTIQNELSCQRLAEVALAYAKAGCHIVAPSDMMDGRIAAMKAALISNDLGNKVSVMSYSAKFASCFYGPFRDAALSKPAFGDRRCYQLPPGARGLAMRAVDRDVREGADMLMVKPGMPYLDLVRDVKARHPTHPLAVYHVSGEFAMLWHGAQAGAFSLEAAVREAVTAFRRAGADAIITYFAPQLLRWMREEAATAGRA